In Labilibaculum sp. DW002, one DNA window encodes the following:
- a CDS encoding adenosylcobinamide-GDP ribazoletransferase — protein sequence MRREIDIFFTALSFFTRIPFPKWARFEKEYQHEAIKFFPISGIIIGGLTALVFYLSNLVLPFNVSIILCMGFTVLLTGALHEDGFMDVCDGFGGGWTKDRILEIMKDSLIGAFGVTGIVFLVLTKFFCLFSISANQLVMVLIASHSVSRMFAATLVNTHQYARVDSSKAKDYSQKLSIGNYIFTILTGILPILLLGNYKFFLILIPVYLSKILLARYFNKWIGGFTGDCIGATQQVCEIVFYLSYMIIVNQIL from the coding sequence ATGAGAAGAGAAATCGATATATTTTTCACTGCCTTGTCTTTTTTTACTAGAATTCCATTTCCAAAATGGGCTCGATTTGAAAAGGAATATCAGCATGAAGCAATAAAATTTTTTCCAATTTCAGGAATCATTATCGGAGGATTAACAGCTTTGGTTTTCTATCTGTCTAATCTAGTCCTTCCATTCAATGTTTCCATAATACTCTGCATGGGTTTCACTGTTTTATTAACAGGAGCCTTGCACGAGGATGGTTTCATGGATGTTTGTGATGGTTTTGGCGGAGGTTGGACAAAAGATCGTATCCTTGAAATAATGAAGGATTCCTTAATTGGAGCTTTCGGAGTGACGGGAATTGTATTTTTAGTTTTAACTAAATTTTTCTGCTTGTTTTCCATCTCAGCAAATCAATTGGTTATGGTTTTGATAGCATCTCATTCAGTATCAAGAATGTTTGCTGCAACATTAGTAAATACCCACCAATATGCTAGAGTAGATAGTTCTAAAGCAAAAGATTATTCTCAGAAATTATCAATTGGCAACTATATCTTTACAATTTTAACTGGTATTTTACCTATTTTATTACTTGGGAATTATAAATTCTTCTTGATTCTTATTCCTGTATATTTATCTAAAATATTACTTGCTAGGTACTTTAACAAATGGATAGGCGGTTTCACTGGAGATTGTATTGGAGCCACACAACAAGTGTGCGAAATTGTATTTTATTTATCTTATATGATAATTGTAAATCAGATATTATAA
- a CDS encoding trimeric intracellular cation channel family protein produces MSILYILDLLGTLVFAISGTLSAANKKLDLFGAFFTGFITAIGGGTLRDLILGNFPVAWISDLNYLIVITIGVLATFLFKGMIMQLKRTLFLFDTIGIGVFTIIGIEKAISLSIHPVLAIIMGLFSAVMGGVIRDTLCNDIPLIFRKEIYATACLIGGVLFIFLGFLGVSSSVNQFITISCIIAIRIICIRFKISLPVLKY; encoded by the coding sequence ATGAGTATATTATACATCTTAGATTTACTTGGTACCCTAGTATTCGCTATCAGTGGAACTCTTTCAGCTGCCAATAAAAAACTTGATTTGTTTGGTGCTTTCTTTACAGGTTTTATAACTGCAATCGGAGGAGGAACATTGCGTGATTTGATACTTGGAAACTTTCCGGTAGCTTGGATATCTGATTTAAATTATTTAATAGTTATTACTATTGGAGTCCTTGCAACTTTCTTGTTTAAAGGAATGATTATGCAGTTAAAGAGAACTCTGTTTCTCTTTGATACTATTGGAATTGGAGTGTTTACCATAATTGGAATTGAGAAAGCTATTTCACTATCCATTCATCCCGTTTTGGCCATTATTATGGGCTTATTTTCAGCTGTAATGGGAGGGGTCATTCGAGATACGCTTTGTAATGATATTCCCTTAATATTCCGAAAAGAAATTTATGCAACAGCTTGTTTAATAGGAGGTGTTTTGTTTATTTTTCTTGGATTTTTAGGAGTTAGTTCATCAGTAAATCAATTTATTACAATATCCTGTATTATAGCTATTCGGATAATTTGTATTCGATTTAAAATATCTTTACCCGTATTAAAATACTAA
- a CDS encoding glycoside hydrolase family 130 protein, with amino-acid sequence MTNRILPITVKKQLLHFTPDDSRVVARFFTPGNLKRIESIFDRILILPNDEVKRILGITLKSFSKRHRNIKRIFKDNFDQISKSINLDIDYSLEQKLLIGSYFTMEYSIESAALFNPSIVIHPEQFESDSNRLKVILSFRAVGEGHISSIVFRRGILKNNGDLVVQKKSALVEKVDRIPNPSYHKSDFILKLKELDSFDALKKIMDNLLDEFSFQELKEAIELFRKIKKSKNKKISDKVENAIETLTWLANANYEIKFSPDLDISARVIFPVSNNEIKGLEDARFVFFKNGNGKGKHIYYATYTAYNGFTALPQLIQTTDFCHFKVSVLLGEGSKGKGMALFPRKVNDKFVTISRNDNENLYIMFSDNIKFWEKPILLKPPAFYWEFFQIGNCGSPIETDKGWLLLIHGVGPVRTYTISAILLDLNDPTKVIGLLKEPFLIPDENERNGYVPNVVYSCGAIAHSNQLIIPYAMADSRSGIASLELDDLFQKMTYY; translated from the coding sequence ATGACAAATAGGATTCTTCCAATAACAGTAAAAAAGCAATTACTTCATTTCACACCAGATGATTCAAGGGTTGTTGCGCGATTTTTCACTCCTGGAAACTTGAAACGAATTGAGAGTATTTTTGATAGAATTTTAATTCTTCCAAATGATGAAGTGAAAAGAATTTTAGGTATTACCCTAAAAAGTTTTTCAAAGAGACACCGAAACATTAAACGTATTTTCAAAGATAATTTCGATCAAATTAGTAAATCAATAAATTTAGATATTGATTATAGTTTAGAGCAAAAATTATTAATTGGCTCTTACTTTACCATGGAATATTCTATCGAATCCGCGGCCTTATTTAATCCTTCAATTGTTATTCATCCTGAACAATTTGAGTCAGATTCCAACCGTCTCAAAGTTATTTTAAGCTTTCGTGCTGTTGGCGAAGGTCACATTTCATCGATTGTGTTCAGAAGAGGAATCCTAAAAAATAATGGTGATTTAGTTGTTCAAAAGAAAAGTGCTTTAGTTGAAAAGGTCGACCGAATTCCAAATCCTAGTTACCATAAGAGTGATTTCATTCTTAAATTAAAGGAATTGGATTCTTTTGATGCCTTAAAGAAGATTATGGATAATCTTTTAGATGAATTTTCATTTCAAGAACTAAAAGAGGCGATTGAATTATTCAGGAAAATAAAAAAATCGAAAAATAAGAAGATTAGCGATAAAGTTGAAAATGCGATTGAAACGTTAACCTGGCTAGCAAATGCAAATTATGAGATTAAATTTTCACCAGATTTAGACATTAGCGCAAGGGTCATATTTCCAGTATCAAACAATGAAATTAAAGGGCTTGAAGATGCACGATTCGTATTTTTCAAGAATGGAAATGGAAAAGGAAAGCACATTTACTATGCAACTTACACAGCCTATAATGGCTTTACAGCTTTACCGCAGTTGATACAAACAACTGATTTTTGCCACTTCAAGGTGTCTGTTCTTCTTGGTGAAGGATCAAAAGGAAAAGGAATGGCCTTGTTCCCACGAAAAGTAAACGACAAATTTGTAACCATCTCTCGTAATGACAATGAAAATTTGTACATCATGTTTTCCGACAATATTAAATTTTGGGAGAAACCAATATTGTTAAAGCCACCAGCATTTTATTGGGAATTTTTCCAAATTGGAAACTGTGGATCACCAATTGAAACAGACAAAGGTTGGCTACTGCTTATACATGGCGTTGGGCCTGTGCGTACGTACACAATTAGTGCAATTTTACTTGATCTAAATGACCCAACTAAAGTAATTGGATTGTTGAAAGAACCTTTTTTAATTCCCGATGAAAATGAACGTAACGGATATGTTCCAAATGTGGTTTATTCATGCGGAGCAATTGCGCACAGCAATCAATTAATAATACCATATGCAATGGCAGACTCCCGTTCAGGCATTGCCAGTCTAGAATTAGATGATCTCTTTCAGAAAATGACTTACTATTAA
- a CDS encoding glucosaminidase domain-containing protein translates to MRSIFILILGLTTLLVSCEKPITYKESSVLSQYATINQKEDIFSFTDTCITPYVYTKVISLRDLPVIEKKQKFVEMLLPSILVAKHDLFAKIKRVEHIQLWQETNPILLEKDSLFLSDLFKTYKCNELPELKRRLKPHPASIVLGQAALESGWGSSRFFKEGNNVFGIWSYHAGENRIKALVGRDSTSIYVRSYESIENSVEDYFKTIARVNAYKEFRIERYNCEEPLKLVSFLNRYSEVGEIYTNKLKQLIESNDLTKYDTYVIKEEFLLEKEILLSEAI, encoded by the coding sequence ATGCGATCGATTTTTATTTTAATTCTTGGACTAACGACTCTATTAGTATCTTGCGAAAAACCAATTACTTACAAGGAAAGTTCTGTTTTGTCTCAATATGCTACCATTAATCAGAAAGAAGATATTTTCTCTTTTACAGATACTTGTATCACACCATATGTTTACACAAAAGTTATCTCTTTAAGAGACTTACCGGTAATAGAGAAAAAGCAGAAGTTTGTAGAAATGTTATTACCATCTATATTGGTTGCGAAGCACGATTTATTCGCAAAAATCAAAAGAGTAGAGCATATCCAATTATGGCAAGAAACAAATCCTATCTTATTAGAAAAAGACAGCTTATTTTTATCGGACTTATTTAAAACTTATAAGTGTAATGAATTACCAGAGCTTAAACGTAGGTTAAAACCACATCCTGCAAGTATTGTTTTGGGACAAGCTGCTTTAGAATCAGGTTGGGGATCTTCACGCTTTTTTAAAGAAGGTAATAATGTATTTGGTATATGGTCTTATCATGCAGGAGAAAATAGAATTAAAGCTCTTGTTGGCAGAGATTCTACTAGCATTTATGTAAGAAGCTATGAATCAATAGAAAATTCAGTAGAAGACTATTTTAAAACGATAGCTAGAGTAAATGCTTACAAAGAATTTCGTATTGAGCGTTACAATTGCGAAGAGCCGTTAAAATTGGTATCATTTTTGAATCGTTATTCAGAAGTAGGGGAAATTTACACAAATAAATTAAAGCAACTAATTGAAAGTAACGACTTAACAAAATACGATACATATGTAATAAAAGAAGAATTCTTACTTGAAAAAGAAATTCTCCTTTCTGAGGCTATTTAA
- a CDS encoding NADP-dependent malic enzyme has protein sequence MSKVSISDALNYHSEGRPGKIEVIPTKPYRTQRDLSLAYSPGVAEPCLEIEKNPEDAYRYTGKGNLVAVISNGTAVLGLGDIGALAGKPVMEGKGLLFKIFSDIDVFDIEVDATDVDKFIDTVKAIAPTFGGINLEDIKAPECFEIEERLKAELDIPVMHDDQHGTAIISAAGLLNALEIGNKKIEDVKVVVNGAGAAAVSCTKLYISLGVKPENVVMCDSRGVINAKRTDLNKQKKQFITQRDLSSLEEAVVGCDVFLGLSVGGIMSKKMVCSMSENPVVFALANPDPEIAYNDAIEAKDGVIVATGRSDYPNQINNVLGFPYIFRGALDVRATAINEEMKIASVHAIAELAKEPVPESVHAAYNEANITFGKHYIIPKAMDPRLVSRVAVAVAKAAVESGVARKTDMDWDAYAEELKMRLGTENELLRTIFNKAKKAPKRVVFPEANNFNILKAAQIALHEGIAKPILLGNTENIQRLVAENELDLEGAEIIDIRSEAERERRTRYADILCTKLGRKGLVHKEAVEKMFDRNYFAATMVEAGDADAFISGYATRYFETLNIAEKVIGKEEGMETLVGMNIVMTKKGPLFFADTTVNSEPTEESLINTTLSAARALKSFNMEPVMAMVSYSNFGSVRKGSPVKVNKAITKLHEEHPELSVDGEMQLNFALDKNLRDKTFAFNKLKGKDVNTLIFPNLSSGNIAYKLMQDLGDSENIGPIILGTAKPFHVVPMGCTVRELINMTAIAVVDAQG, from the coding sequence ATGTCAAAAGTTAGCATTTCAGATGCATTAAATTATCATTCCGAAGGACGACCAGGGAAAATAGAGGTGATACCTACTAAGCCCTACAGAACGCAACGTGATTTATCTCTGGCTTATAGCCCGGGAGTTGCAGAGCCTTGTCTTGAAATTGAGAAGAATCCTGAAGACGCGTATCGTTACACAGGAAAAGGTAATTTAGTGGCAGTCATTTCTAATGGTACTGCAGTTTTGGGCCTTGGAGATATAGGTGCATTGGCTGGTAAGCCGGTTATGGAGGGGAAAGGTTTGTTATTTAAAATTTTCTCTGATATTGATGTATTCGATATTGAGGTGGACGCGACTGATGTAGATAAATTTATTGATACAGTTAAGGCGATTGCACCAACTTTTGGTGGTATTAATCTTGAAGATATTAAAGCTCCTGAATGTTTTGAAATTGAGGAGAGATTAAAGGCAGAACTGGATATTCCGGTGATGCACGATGATCAGCATGGTACTGCTATTATTTCTGCGGCAGGTTTATTGAATGCTCTGGAGATTGGTAATAAGAAAATTGAAGATGTAAAAGTTGTCGTAAATGGAGCAGGGGCTGCAGCCGTTTCTTGTACGAAACTTTATATTTCGTTAGGAGTGAAGCCTGAGAATGTCGTGATGTGTGATAGCCGTGGTGTTATCAATGCAAAGCGTACTGATTTGAACAAGCAGAAAAAACAATTTATTACACAGAGAGATTTATCAAGTTTAGAGGAAGCTGTTGTTGGATGTGATGTATTTCTTGGCCTATCAGTTGGTGGAATCATGAGTAAGAAAATGGTATGCAGTATGTCTGAAAACCCCGTTGTTTTTGCTTTGGCGAACCCAGATCCGGAAATTGCTTACAACGATGCAATTGAAGCTAAAGATGGTGTAATTGTGGCTACCGGGCGATCGGATTATCCTAACCAGATTAATAATGTGTTAGGTTTCCCATATATTTTCCGTGGTGCTTTAGATGTTCGTGCAACAGCAATTAATGAAGAGATGAAAATTGCTTCAGTTCATGCTATTGCTGAGCTAGCAAAAGAACCTGTTCCGGAATCGGTACATGCTGCATATAACGAAGCTAATATTACTTTTGGTAAGCACTATATTATTCCTAAGGCAATGGATCCTCGATTGGTTTCACGTGTTGCTGTAGCAGTAGCAAAGGCAGCTGTAGAGTCGGGTGTTGCACGTAAAACTGATATGGATTGGGATGCTTATGCAGAGGAGTTAAAAATGCGTTTGGGAACAGAGAACGAACTTCTACGTACGATCTTTAATAAAGCGAAAAAAGCACCTAAGCGTGTTGTTTTCCCTGAGGCAAATAACTTTAATATTCTTAAAGCAGCTCAAATAGCACTTCACGAAGGTATTGCAAAACCAATCTTGTTGGGAAATACTGAAAATATTCAGCGCTTGGTAGCGGAGAATGAACTTGATCTTGAAGGTGCTGAAATTATCGATATTCGTTCTGAAGCTGAACGTGAGAGAAGAACGCGTTATGCTGATATTCTTTGTACAAAGCTTGGACGTAAGGGACTAGTTCATAAGGAAGCTGTAGAGAAAATGTTTGATCGTAATTACTTTGCTGCAACTATGGTTGAAGCTGGTGATGCTGATGCGTTTATTTCAGGTTATGCGACACGTTATTTCGAAACGCTCAATATTGCTGAGAAGGTAATTGGTAAAGAAGAGGGAATGGAAACTCTTGTTGGGATGAATATCGTGATGACAAAGAAAGGGCCTTTATTCTTTGCTGATACAACGGTTAACTCTGAGCCAACTGAGGAATCATTGATTAATACAACATTAAGTGCTGCAAGAGCATTAAAATCCTTCAATATGGAACCTGTTATGGCAATGGTTTCCTATTCTAATTTTGGATCTGTTAGAAAGGGAAGTCCTGTTAAGGTTAATAAAGCAATTACGAAGTTGCATGAAGAACATCCAGAATTATCTGTTGATGGAGAAATGCAGTTGAACTTTGCTCTTGACAAGAACTTAAGAGACAAAACATTTGCATTCAACAAGCTTAAAGGAAAAGATGTAAATACATTGATTTTCCCTAACTTAAGTTCAGGAAATATCGCATATAAGTTGATGCAAGATCTTGGAGATTCTGAAAATATCGGACCAATCATCTTGGGAACAGCAAAGCCATTTCACGTTGTGCCAATGGGTTGTACTGTTCGTGAATTGATTAATATGACTGCAATTGCAGTTGTTGATGCTCAAGGCTAA
- a CDS encoding tetratricopeptide repeat protein, which translates to MKKFILILAVCFSAVGVFAQSAAQFKNEGNAALKSKDYKTALAKYEQFLAAEDTVEDLPLVFNAGYCARKIKDYAKAEQLFAQSVKNNYKPSSSYLYLATVQKSQKKYTDMVGTLDAGIKACPTKKSKMVSMLSKHYLLEGQKAQKANKFEDAEGLYQKAGNVKSKLQADALLSLGNLYYNKGAKIMQAATPVANTEPEKYKAESVKAKSYFKKALVELTKAKAIAPAREDISTTMTTVKGLLK; encoded by the coding sequence ATGAAAAAATTTATTCTGATTCTTGCGGTTTGTTTTAGCGCAGTTGGAGTGTTTGCTCAATCGGCAGCACAATTTAAAAATGAAGGTAATGCCGCTTTAAAATCAAAAGATTATAAAACAGCTCTTGCTAAATATGAGCAATTTTTAGCAGCAGAAGATACTGTTGAAGATTTGCCACTTGTTTTTAATGCTGGGTATTGTGCACGAAAAATTAAAGATTATGCAAAAGCAGAACAACTTTTTGCTCAATCTGTAAAGAACAATTACAAGCCATCTTCTTCTTATTTGTATTTAGCTACTGTACAAAAAAGCCAAAAGAAATACACTGATATGGTCGGCACATTAGATGCTGGTATCAAGGCTTGTCCTACTAAAAAGTCTAAAATGGTTTCTATGCTATCAAAGCATTACCTTTTAGAAGGACAGAAAGCACAAAAAGCAAATAAATTTGAAGATGCTGAAGGTTTATACCAAAAAGCTGGTAATGTAAAATCAAAATTGCAGGCTGATGCTTTATTGAGCTTAGGTAATTTATACTACAATAAAGGTGCAAAAATTATGCAAGCAGCTACTCCTGTTGCTAATACTGAGCCAGAAAAATATAAGGCTGAATCAGTTAAAGCTAAGTCATATTTTAAGAAAGCTCTTGTTGAACTAACTAAAGCTAAGGCAATTGCTCCAGCTAGAGAAGATATTTCTACTACTATGACAACGGTTAAAGGATTGTTGAAATAA
- a CDS encoding glycoside hydrolase family 130 protein, with protein MERHKANPLIVPKDVKASNAAYQVLGAFNPAATSFKKEIILLLRIAENCVPEKDYVTIPFYDVNGANTIRIRKDDKDLTFKDTRGYFYKGKDYLSTISHLRIARSLDGVNFLVDHTPFIYPTLPEECFGVEDARIVKIKDLYYINYTAVSGDGYVTILASTEDFISVQKIGIIFPPLNKDVALFPEKIKGQYMALHRPDNKGFGLPSIWLASSPDLINWGNHKCLLRPNGSKEESQKIGGGSSPIKTDSGWLVIYHAKGDDSVYTLKLLLLDIDDPSRIISIGKTPILSPQETYEKDGFFPNVVFTNGTIEKDNGELWIYYGACDETVCLFKTSVFELLLRLNK; from the coding sequence ATGGAACGACACAAAGCGAACCCGTTAATTGTTCCAAAAGACGTAAAAGCTTCAAATGCTGCTTACCAAGTATTAGGTGCCTTTAATCCTGCTGCAACAAGCTTTAAAAAGGAGATAATCCTCTTACTGCGGATTGCGGAGAATTGTGTTCCAGAAAAAGACTATGTCACAATTCCTTTTTATGATGTAAATGGTGCAAATACGATCCGAATAAGAAAGGATGACAAGGATTTAACTTTTAAAGATACTCGTGGCTATTTTTACAAAGGGAAAGATTATTTATCGACAATTAGTCATTTGCGAATAGCGAGAAGTTTGGATGGAGTTAACTTTTTAGTAGATCATACTCCCTTTATATACCCTACTTTACCGGAAGAATGTTTTGGTGTTGAAGATGCTAGAATTGTAAAAATAAAAGATCTATATTACATCAATTACACAGCAGTTTCTGGTGATGGATATGTTACCATACTTGCCTCTACCGAAGATTTTATTTCAGTTCAAAAAATAGGGATCATTTTCCCTCCTTTAAATAAAGACGTGGCTCTTTTTCCAGAGAAAATAAAAGGTCAATATATGGCCTTACACCGTCCAGATAACAAAGGTTTTGGTTTGCCTTCTATTTGGTTAGCAAGTTCTCCTGATTTAATAAATTGGGGAAATCACAAATGCTTATTACGACCAAATGGATCTAAGGAAGAAAGTCAGAAAATTGGAGGCGGATCCTCTCCAATTAAAACGGATTCTGGCTGGCTAGTTATTTACCATGCGAAAGGTGATGACAGTGTTTATACTCTCAAATTATTGCTGCTTGATATTGATGATCCTTCAAGAATAATAAGTATTGGAAAGACACCAATTTTGTCTCCTCAAGAAACTTATGAGAAGGATGGATTTTTTCCAAATGTTGTTTTTACGAATGGAACAATCGAAAAAGATAATGGAGAATTATGGATATATTATGGAGCTTGTGATGAAACTGTTTGTTTGTTTAAAACATCAGTTTTTGAATTATTATTACGACTAAATAAATAG
- the cobC gene encoding alpha-ribazole phosphatase: MEIYLIRHTKVDVGQGVCYGQKDVDLAESYPEELETVKEKLKNINFDAVFTSPLSRAKKLATDICGDNPVTDDRLMELNFGDWEGKVWDEIKDPLLPKWMEDFVNKKCSNGESFIMLRDRVLEFWNEVKSMDCSNVAIFTHGGVIRTINAIHKNIKLEDSFNEPAADYGDVNVITIEK; encoded by the coding sequence ATGGAAATTTATTTAATTAGACATACAAAAGTAGATGTAGGTCAGGGAGTTTGCTACGGGCAAAAAGATGTAGATTTAGCGGAAAGTTACCCTGAAGAACTAGAGACGGTAAAAGAAAAATTAAAAAATATTAATTTCGATGCCGTCTTCACAAGTCCTTTAAGTAGAGCAAAAAAATTAGCAACAGATATATGTGGAGACAATCCTGTAACCGATGATCGCTTAATGGAATTGAATTTCGGTGACTGGGAAGGAAAAGTTTGGGATGAGATTAAAGATCCATTACTACCTAAATGGATGGAAGATTTTGTAAATAAAAAATGTTCTAACGGAGAATCATTTATAATGCTTCGCGACCGAGTTCTAGAATTTTGGAATGAAGTAAAATCGATGGATTGCTCAAATGTTGCTATTTTTACGCATGGAGGTGTTATTCGTACCATCAATGCGATTCATAAAAATATTAAGCTAGAAGATTCTTTTAATGAACCTGCAGCAGACTATGGAGATGTAAATGTTATTACCATCGAAAAGTAA
- a CDS encoding DUF7670 domain-containing protein — translation MKLAITIIRWIARFLGIFLFLFFIWFAIQIGSPDFDLMSEQEVRLFAANVIMLMGLIAVWKYEFLGSLLLIGGYSFFAVANYAFWNGPVFPTFLLLGLLHLFCWVISILILEKSKKTLLIFLR, via the coding sequence TTGAAACTAGCCATAACCATAATTCGTTGGATTGCACGATTCTTAGGAATATTCTTATTCCTATTTTTTATTTGGTTTGCTATTCAAATTGGCTCCCCTGATTTTGATCTAATGTCAGAACAAGAAGTAAGGTTATTCGCAGCAAATGTGATCATGTTAATGGGACTAATTGCTGTTTGGAAATATGAATTCTTAGGTAGTTTATTGCTTATAGGTGGGTATTCTTTCTTTGCTGTAGCCAATTATGCATTTTGGAATGGTCCAGTATTTCCTACTTTTTTACTTTTAGGCTTATTACACCTTTTTTGTTGGGTAATTAGTATCTTAATTTTAGAAAAAAGTAAAAAAACATTACTGATATTCCTTAGATAA
- a CDS encoding glycosyltransferase yields the protein MRIAYVSTYPPNECGIATYTQYLSESVERKGKEIRILGQLGADGKNVFEVFAPTDKDIAAKLFFYIERLSPDVVHIEHEFGLFGDQRGVQIVELLIRCNIADTPVITTLHTVFEDLKYEERIIVQHILNCSSTVVVHEYFQKEILLSTYDCPNPIEVIPHGVRIVETLENAKELLYLEGKKVLLLAGYMRSTKNFEKIISLLPSLVKNIPNFMLLIATRSRINEHSKYGEELYQLIEDSQYQEHIKVLHGKFPQHTLDTILSASDLLALPYTKGAQSGVLAQASAFNLPVITSDLQSFKNWIFEVNGGLYAESDDEYVSHISRLLKDDELRYDFMDNIKQSNLERNWNTIADRHILLYKKVIKSPTSKAEFFHVESTKQHKVNLIT from the coding sequence ATGAGAATAGCATACGTATCAACATACCCTCCAAACGAATGTGGGATAGCAACTTACACCCAATATTTGAGTGAATCTGTTGAGAGGAAAGGTAAAGAAATCAGAATTTTAGGTCAATTAGGGGCTGATGGGAAGAATGTGTTTGAAGTATTTGCACCTACAGATAAAGACATTGCTGCTAAACTTTTCTTTTATATTGAAAGACTATCACCAGATGTGGTGCACATAGAGCATGAATTTGGTTTGTTTGGCGATCAAAGAGGTGTTCAAATTGTAGAATTACTAATACGCTGTAATATAGCAGATACACCTGTAATAACAACCTTACATACTGTTTTTGAAGATTTGAAATATGAGGAAAGAATAATTGTTCAGCATATCTTAAATTGTAGTTCTACGGTTGTTGTTCATGAATATTTCCAAAAAGAAATTCTCCTTTCAACTTACGATTGCCCAAATCCAATTGAGGTTATTCCTCATGGAGTAAGAATTGTAGAAACTTTAGAGAATGCAAAGGAATTACTATATCTGGAAGGTAAAAAAGTATTGTTGTTAGCTGGATACATGCGCTCAACCAAAAATTTTGAGAAAATAATAAGCTTACTACCAAGTTTAGTTAAAAACATTCCCAATTTTATGTTGTTGATTGCCACTAGGAGTCGCATTAACGAACATTCAAAATATGGAGAAGAACTTTATCAGTTAATTGAAGATTCTCAATATCAGGAGCATATTAAGGTCTTGCATGGTAAATTTCCTCAACACACACTTGATACCATTTTAAGTGCTTCCGACTTATTAGCTCTGCCCTATACTAAAGGAGCTCAAAGCGGTGTTTTAGCGCAAGCGTCTGCTTTTAATCTACCTGTGATTACATCAGATTTACAAAGTTTTAAGAATTGGATATTTGAAGTTAATGGAGGTTTGTATGCAGAATCGGATGATGAATACGTTTCGCACATAAGCAGATTGTTAAAAGATGATGAATTGCGTTATGATTTTATGGACAATATTAAACAAAGTAACCTCGAACGAAATTGGAATACAATTGCGGATAGACATATACTTCTGTATAAAAAAGTAATAAAATCACCAACTTCGAAAGCTGAGTTTTTCCATGTTGAATCAACCAAACAGCATAAAGTTAATTTGATCACTTAA